One Armatimonadota bacterium genomic window carries:
- a CDS encoding pyridoxal-phosphate dependent enzyme — protein MHAIGNTPLIQLKHLPGPDDAEVWVKWEGANPTGSMKDRMALAMVMGAESIGLLEPGGTVVDYTGGSTGSSLAMVCAARGYKAHFVSSDAFAESKLRTMRAFGATVEIIPCEGGKITAELIAKCIDRVQELTDEPGYFFTDQFNNNDNRRAYRIMGKEILGGLQGRLDAFVAGVGTGGCFSGNAEYLKEHLPLVQCYAVEPMASQVIAGEEPKGGHRLEGMGAGFVPGIFRDDLCDGTVPVSDEDAMETTRQLAKKEGLFGGTSSGANVWAALQKAKELGHGHRVVTVICDSGLKYLDGDLYFESSL, from the coding sequence ATCCACGCCATCGGCAATACGCCTCTGATTCAGCTCAAGCACTTGCCTGGGCCGGACGACGCCGAGGTTTGGGTGAAGTGGGAAGGCGCCAACCCGACGGGAAGCATGAAGGATCGCATGGCGCTCGCGATGGTGATGGGCGCGGAGTCGATCGGACTGCTGGAGCCGGGCGGGACCGTGGTCGACTACACGGGCGGCAGCACCGGCAGTTCGCTCGCGATGGTTTGCGCGGCGCGGGGCTACAAAGCGCATTTCGTCTCGTCCGATGCCTTCGCCGAGAGCAAGCTGAGGACGATGCGGGCGTTCGGTGCCACGGTCGAGATCATCCCTTGTGAAGGTGGCAAGATCACGGCGGAATTGATCGCCAAGTGCATTGACCGCGTGCAGGAACTGACCGACGAACCGGGTTACTTCTTTACCGACCAGTTCAACAACAACGATAATCGGCGGGCCTACCGCATTATGGGCAAAGAGATTTTGGGTGGACTGCAGGGACGGCTGGACGCCTTTGTGGCGGGAGTCGGCACCGGCGGATGTTTTTCGGGGAACGCGGAGTACCTTAAGGAGCATCTGCCACTGGTTCAATGTTACGCAGTCGAACCGATGGCGTCTCAGGTGATTGCGGGTGAGGAGCCGAAGGGCGGCCACCGCCTAGAAGGCATGGGAGCCGGCTTTGTGCCTGGCATCTTCCGCGATGATTTGTGCGATGGCACGGTTCCGGTCAGCGACGAAGACGCGATGGAGACCACACGGCAATTAGCGAAGAAGGAAGGATTGTTCGGTGGAACGTCATCGGGGGCCAACGTCTGGGCCGCGCTTCAGAAAGCGAAAGAATTGGGCCACGGCCACCGCGTGGTCACCGTGATCTGCGATTCTGGCCTTAAGTATCTCGATGGCGATTTGTACTTCGAGTCGTCACTTTAG
- a CDS encoding tautomerase family protein, with protein MPNVLIEVRRQYPPEQETALMAAVHAALRDAFKIPAHDRTIRLVTHDPHRFAVSPELAKPEAYTLVTIEAFSGRSLEAKRTLYREIVGNLERLAIPKDHVTIVLHEIPTENWGIRGGQAASDVELGFKVDV; from the coding sequence ATGCCCAACGTCCTCATCGAGGTGCGACGCCAGTACCCGCCGGAGCAGGAAACTGCCCTCATGGCCGCCGTCCACGCCGCCCTACGGGACGCGTTCAAGATTCCGGCTCACGACCGAACCATTCGGCTCGTCACCCATGATCCACATCGCTTTGCCGTTTCTCCCGAACTGGCCAAACCAGAAGCCTACACGCTCGTGACCATCGAGGCCTTCTCCGGTCGGTCGTTGGAAGCCAAGCGAACCCTTTACCGGGAAATCGTCGGCAACCTCGAAAGGCTGGCGATTCCCAAGGACCACGTCACCATTGTTCTCCACGAGATTCCGACGGAGAACTGGGGCATCCGCGGCGGGCAAGCCGCCTCGGATGTGGAACTCGGCTTCAAGGTCGATGTTTGA
- a CDS encoding prepilin-type N-terminal cleavage/methylation domain-containing protein — translation MKHSRAFTLIELLVVIAIIAILAAILFPVFAQAKVAAKQSGEVSNLRQIGTATQLYLADNDDVYYPLYYVDYNKVSTPTNFGLWRWPWLLQRYTKSYDIFFSPGDAAGQAFLGTKATDASWGYLFGLSPSWGYNQELFCPEDQTTGEFVPVSATSLGYPSEAMLMGSSYWGTNSTSPKTGYYRIYPPAEWAGSPPLNGLSFGHLWPRFRGSHTGVLFADGHVKVRALTSMKEARLWTGSE, via the coding sequence ATGAAACATTCCCGCGCTTTCACGTTGATCGAACTTCTCGTCGTCATTGCCATCATCGCGATTTTGGCCGCCATCCTTTTTCCCGTCTTTGCCCAAGCGAAAGTGGCGGCGAAACAGAGCGGTGAGGTGAGCAACCTGCGGCAGATCGGCACCGCCACCCAGCTTTATCTAGCCGACAACGACGACGTCTACTATCCGCTGTACTACGTCGACTATAACAAGGTATCGACGCCCACTAACTTCGGACTTTGGCGGTGGCCATGGCTCCTGCAACGCTATACGAAGTCATACGATATCTTCTTCTCTCCCGGCGATGCAGCGGGCCAGGCGTTCCTCGGCACGAAAGCGACCGATGCCAGTTGGGGCTATCTCTTTGGGCTAAGCCCGAGCTGGGGGTACAACCAGGAGCTTTTCTGCCCAGAAGACCAGACAACTGGCGAGTTCGTGCCGGTCTCGGCGACGTCGCTCGGCTACCCCTCGGAGGCGATGCTGATGGGAAGCAGTTATTGGGGCACGAATTCGACGAGCCCGAAGACTGGGTACTACCGCATCTATCCACCAGCGGAATGGGCAGGATCGCCGCCCCTGAACGGCCTAAGCTTTGGCCATTTGTGGCCGCGCTTTCGAGGATCGCACACCGGCGTGCTTTTCGCCGATGGGCATGTGAAGGTTCGGGCGCTGACTTCTATGAAGGAAGCAAGGCTATGGACCGGAAGCGAGTAG
- a CDS encoding PEP-CTERM sorting domain-containing protein (PEP-CTERM proteins occur, often in large numbers, in the proteomes of bacteria that also encode an exosortase, a predicted intramembrane cysteine proteinase. The presence of a PEP-CTERM domain at a protein's C-terminus predicts cleavage within the sorting domain, followed by covalent anchoring to some some component of the (usually Gram-negative) cell surface. Many PEP-CTERM proteins exhibit an unusual sequence composition that includes large numbers of potential glycosylation sites. Expression of one such protein has been shown restore the ability of a bacterium to form floc, a type of biofilm.): MKRNSSILIMIGLAVVPAVSSAQTWLTASPSATTYYGGSLFNFTNDSATDLLLTGRFDLNLSGAGGSSNSYQVYTKSSALSGQETDASAWTLLGTSAVASSNPQGSFTTIDVGNTFVVGAGQTIGLAVFLATGPDSNGNFPSDGFIGYSSGAHSYSDGTATISTGLTKGYRGGFDPGVDQLFDVDTFSPRSWSGRVEYAPVPEPASLAALGLFSIGLFARKRKKS; encoded by the coding sequence ATGAAGCGAAACTCTTCAATCTTAATTATGATCGGGCTTGCCGTCGTTCCCGCCGTTTCGTCGGCCCAGACTTGGCTAACGGCGTCTCCTTCGGCGACAACCTACTACGGGGGGAGCCTTTTCAACTTCACCAACGACTCGGCAACCGACCTGCTCTTGACAGGGCGATTCGACCTGAATCTCAGCGGCGCCGGAGGCTCGTCGAACTCGTATCAGGTTTACACCAAGTCGTCGGCTCTTTCGGGACAGGAAACCGACGCTTCGGCCTGGACACTTTTGGGAACGTCCGCAGTAGCCTCGTCCAACCCGCAGGGTTCCTTCACCACGATCGATGTGGGGAATACGTTCGTGGTTGGTGCGGGTCAGACAATCGGCCTGGCAGTGTTCCTGGCTACTGGGCCAGACTCCAACGGCAACTTTCCCTCTGACGGATTCATTGGATATTCCTCGGGGGCACACAGCTACTCGGATGGAACGGCGACGATCTCGACCGGATTGACGAAGGGCTACCGAGGCGGCTTTGATCCCGGCGTCGATCAGCTTTTCGACGTTGACACTTTTTCACCTCGGTCCTGGAGCGGTCGGGTCGAATATGCGCCGGTACCCGAGCCGGCCAGCCTGGCCGCTTTAGGCCTTTTCTCTATCGGCCTCTTCGCTCGAAAGCGAAAGAAGAGCTGA
- a CDS encoding GNAT family N-acetyltransferase, with translation MAEVPEDVIWRTMTGVQSHFAIGSGGVRRYADGFSPILVFADVANPDFDSLMSCCQPGDRFYCERWSGSPPEGWSIEAESTMFKMIYEGPTPEPVDDDDMVELGPQHAQQALDLALLTNPGPFGLRTLELGSYYGYFDDDRLIAMAGERFDAPPLREVSGVCTHPNYVGRGYAKRLMHRVMREEMERGQIPFLHVLSHNEVAHGMYLRMGFRDSLETIVRIVKRVSA, from the coding sequence ATGGCTGAAGTACCGGAAGACGTAATTTGGCGAACGATGACCGGCGTGCAAAGCCATTTTGCCATCGGTTCGGGCGGCGTCCGTCGCTATGCGGACGGATTCTCACCCATCCTCGTCTTTGCCGATGTCGCGAATCCCGACTTCGATTCCCTCATGTCTTGTTGTCAGCCTGGCGACCGATTCTACTGCGAACGATGGTCGGGCTCGCCTCCAGAAGGCTGGAGCATCGAAGCCGAGTCGACGATGTTCAAGATGATCTATGAGGGTCCAACGCCGGAACCAGTCGACGATGATGACATGGTCGAACTCGGTCCCCAGCACGCCCAGCAGGCGCTCGATCTCGCCCTCCTCACCAACCCCGGACCGTTCGGCCTTCGGACGTTGGAATTGGGTAGTTATTACGGTTACTTCGACGACGATCGCCTCATCGCTATGGCTGGAGAGCGCTTCGACGCCCCGCCGCTGCGAGAGGTCAGCGGCGTCTGCACCCACCCCAACTATGTCGGTCGGGGCTACGCCAAACGTCTCATGCATCGCGTCATGCGCGAGGAGATGGAGCGGGGCCAGATTCCCTTCCTCCATGTGCTCAGTCACAACGAAGTCGCCCATGGAATGTACCTTCGCATGGGCTTCCGCGACTCCCTCGAAACCATTGTCCGCATCGTCAAGCGTGTCTCCGCGTAA
- a CDS encoding phosphoesterase, with protein MKSWKPILLVGSVGATIAVAALGPKIAMMVPGIHLLFNGWGVTPVGEHTTIGDMSFKLVLSPDGKQVVTTSQGFKGVHLTSLDLKTHEVIEDKTLPKVWNGLAFSPDGKTLYVGTGNAGGISSFGYDQGKFTSSDGHVDEKGAFVAGLAVKPGDGDLYACDEANACIWQVDPKSWEIKKKIPVLANPHSCAFGADPRYLYVSEWGSSSVGVVDVQTSEVVRQIHVGIRPNDMVVAPDGRLFVSCAGDNTVHVIQTKTLENATDKSTPATRIPENSREILNTAIEPTSLEGSSPVGVSISPDGKTLYVANALNNDVMVADISDREETEIRGFIPTGWYPTSVLAAGDQLLVSVGKGLSSVPNYPPAKGSLQVKVGGTSFNYIGQTLQGQVSFMPVPDRSALDKYTAQVRTNTPFKLANVMTTAKPSNSIVPSEVGKGSPIKHVVYVVMENRTYDQVFGDIAEGNGDPNLCIFGEKITPNRHRLARDYVLMDNLYCDGEVSVDGHAWSDGAIANDANERDWTSSYASHGHVDGSDDVQLAASNYIWDSALRHGLTVKAYGEGTPNYLGGRALATNYRGTWKGKRDKDKVDGFIADLNQGEKDGKWPNFMIMSLGEDHTTGTKPGTFTPQAAVASNDQAIGKIVEAVSKSKFWDSTALFFIEDDAQNGPDHIDAHRTFGLVVGPYVKRHYVDHTMYTTCSMLRTIELLLSLPPMTQYDAAAQPMFDVFTKSPKAELYALAPAQTDLNAKNTAQSIGAAASAKMDFSEYDQAPEDELNRVLWANAKGPDVPYPGIVRRYAATH; from the coding sequence ATGAAGTCCTGGAAGCCCATCCTCCTCGTCGGCAGCGTCGGTGCCACCATTGCCGTCGCCGCCCTCGGTCCCAAAATCGCGATGATGGTTCCGGGCATCCACCTTCTGTTTAATGGGTGGGGTGTCACGCCAGTCGGTGAGCACACCACCATCGGCGATATGTCGTTCAAGCTTGTGCTGTCGCCCGACGGTAAACAGGTCGTGACCACCTCCCAAGGCTTCAAAGGTGTTCACTTGACGAGTTTGGATCTCAAAACCCACGAAGTCATCGAAGACAAAACGCTACCCAAAGTCTGGAATGGCCTTGCCTTCTCGCCGGACGGAAAGACGCTCTACGTGGGCACCGGCAATGCGGGAGGAATCAGCAGTTTCGGATACGACCAGGGCAAATTCACGTCCAGCGACGGTCACGTCGACGAAAAGGGCGCGTTCGTTGCCGGTCTGGCGGTCAAGCCGGGCGACGGAGACCTTTACGCCTGCGACGAAGCCAACGCTTGCATTTGGCAGGTCGATCCAAAATCATGGGAGATCAAGAAGAAGATTCCCGTCCTCGCCAACCCGCACTCGTGCGCTTTCGGTGCCGACCCTCGTTACCTCTATGTGAGCGAATGGGGCTCCAGTAGCGTCGGCGTGGTCGATGTCCAAACGAGTGAAGTCGTCCGCCAAATCCACGTTGGTATCCGTCCAAATGATATGGTCGTCGCGCCCGACGGCCGCCTTTTCGTCAGTTGCGCCGGCGACAACACGGTCCACGTCATCCAGACCAAGACCCTCGAAAACGCCACCGACAAATCCACTCCAGCGACCCGCATTCCGGAAAACTCGCGCGAAATTCTCAACACCGCCATCGAGCCTACGAGCCTCGAAGGTTCCTCACCGGTCGGAGTCTCGATCAGTCCCGACGGCAAAACGCTCTACGTCGCCAACGCACTCAACAACGATGTGATGGTCGCCGACATCTCGGATCGAGAAGAGACCGAGATTCGCGGGTTCATCCCCACCGGCTGGTACCCAACGTCGGTCCTCGCTGCCGGTGATCAGCTTCTCGTTTCTGTCGGGAAAGGCCTCAGTTCGGTTCCCAACTATCCGCCTGCCAAAGGCTCACTCCAAGTCAAAGTCGGGGGAACATCGTTCAACTACATCGGCCAAACCCTTCAAGGACAGGTCTCGTTCATGCCTGTCCCCGACCGGTCGGCTCTCGACAAGTACACCGCCCAGGTCCGAACCAATACGCCTTTCAAGCTGGCCAACGTGATGACGACTGCCAAACCGAGCAACTCGATCGTCCCGAGCGAAGTTGGGAAAGGGTCCCCCATCAAACACGTGGTGTACGTAGTCATGGAGAACCGAACTTACGATCAGGTCTTTGGCGACATTGCCGAAGGAAATGGTGATCCTAACCTCTGCATCTTCGGCGAGAAAATAACGCCCAATCGCCACCGTCTTGCTCGCGACTACGTGCTGATGGACAACCTGTACTGTGACGGCGAAGTGAGCGTGGACGGCCACGCCTGGTCGGACGGCGCGATCGCCAACGACGCCAACGAGCGCGATTGGACTTCCAGCTACGCCAGCCATGGCCACGTCGACGGGAGCGACGATGTCCAGCTTGCCGCTTCGAACTACATTTGGGATTCCGCCCTGCGGCATGGCCTCACCGTCAAAGCCTACGGCGAAGGCACCCCGAACTACCTCGGCGGACGAGCGCTGGCCACGAACTACCGCGGCACCTGGAAGGGCAAGCGCGACAAAGATAAGGTGGATGGATTCATCGCCGACCTCAACCAAGGCGAGAAGGACGGCAAGTGGCCAAACTTCATGATCATGTCCCTCGGCGAAGACCACACCACCGGCACCAAGCCCGGGACGTTCACCCCGCAAGCCGCCGTCGCCAGCAACGACCAAGCCATCGGCAAAATCGTCGAAGCCGTCTCCAAGAGCAAGTTCTGGGATTCGACCGCGCTCTTCTTCATCGAGGATGACGCTCAAAACGGCCCCGACCACATCGATGCTCACCGCACGTTCGGCCTTGTGGTCGGCCCATATGTGAAGCGACACTACGTCGATCACACGATGTACACCACTTGCTCGATGCTCCGCACCATCGAACTCCTGCTCTCCCTCCCGCCGATGACCCAGTACGATGCGGCCGCTCAGCCAATGTTCGATGTCTTTACGAAAAGTCCTAAAGCCGAACTCTACGCCCTTGCCCCGGCGCAAACCGACCTGAACGCTAAGAACACCGCTCAGTCGATCGGCGCCGCAGCATCGGCAAAGATGGACTTCAGCGAGTACGACCAGGCGCCGGAAGACGAGCTCAACCGAGTGCTGTGGGCGAATGCCAAGGGCCCCGATGTTCCTTATCCGGGAATCGTTCGACGCTACGCAGCAACCCACTGA
- a CDS encoding serine hydrolase, translating to MVLSLVSLTACLAKSGIADTREANLLAEKVVALVNSNEVDQLSKLALPEFFETIPHGVFPRLVAQVHGLGLLGKPVLSLDLGEERTYKVVAKSEGKPDFVLGLTLGAESKSRFFSLKISPWESANAPLTKLGSDNPLRTAIDRDVDASVQDYLSKFHPVGLTIGLIWKGKTSVWNYGQSRPGKAPTANTVYEIGSITKTMTGYLLAKAVGDKRVSLDQDIRTLLPDKYDNLEFQGKPISFRDLATHSSGLPANPPGIPDDAGAEAYDRYTSEGLLSDLATIRLTAKPGSRFSYSNMGGGLCGLLLARSYHRSFESLLNEQLWSPLAMKHTGIALTTEMEGQYATPHDAKGEETDRWNVHGIEGAGAVRSTMNDLLKYAMFNMKDSNPIVTMSHQVLNGDLYPKLGYFWLVGKSRLGGPYVHHEGGTGGFTANVRVFTKRKMAVVVLMNSGDQRADEIANSIALRVLYHPKR from the coding sequence ATGGTTTTGTCGCTCGTGTCCCTCACCGCATGTCTGGCGAAGTCGGGTATCGCCGACACTCGCGAAGCAAATCTGCTCGCCGAAAAAGTTGTCGCTTTGGTGAACAGCAATGAGGTCGATCAATTGTCCAAGCTTGCTCTTCCAGAGTTTTTCGAGACTATTCCACATGGAGTGTTTCCCCGCCTGGTGGCGCAGGTGCATGGCTTGGGATTGCTGGGCAAACCGGTCCTCTCTCTGGACCTTGGCGAGGAACGAACATACAAAGTGGTTGCGAAGAGCGAAGGGAAGCCCGATTTTGTCCTCGGATTGACCCTTGGGGCCGAGTCGAAAAGTCGGTTCTTTTCCCTAAAGATCAGTCCTTGGGAAAGTGCAAACGCTCCACTGACTAAGCTTGGTTCTGACAATCCCTTGCGAACAGCCATTGATCGCGATGTTGACGCGTCTGTTCAAGACTATCTCAGCAAATTCCATCCAGTAGGTCTTACCATTGGCCTCATTTGGAAAGGGAAGACGAGCGTCTGGAATTATGGTCAATCTCGACCGGGCAAAGCTCCGACTGCCAACACAGTCTATGAAATTGGTTCCATTACAAAAACCATGACGGGCTATTTGCTCGCAAAAGCGGTGGGAGACAAGAGGGTGAGCCTAGACCAAGACATCAGAACTTTGCTTCCAGATAAATATGACAATCTCGAATTCCAAGGAAAGCCGATTTCGTTTCGCGATCTGGCCACTCACTCTTCTGGGCTTCCAGCCAATCCGCCAGGAATTCCCGACGATGCCGGAGCAGAAGCCTATGATCGTTACACCTCGGAAGGTCTCCTTTCAGACCTCGCAACCATCCGATTGACGGCAAAACCGGGTTCGAGGTTCTCCTACTCAAACATGGGAGGAGGCCTTTGCGGCTTGCTGCTGGCTCGGTCGTATCATCGGTCTTTCGAATCTCTTTTGAATGAGCAACTGTGGTCGCCTTTGGCCATGAAGCATACAGGAATTGCCTTGACGACCGAGATGGAAGGGCAGTATGCAACCCCTCACGACGCCAAAGGTGAAGAAACCGATCGCTGGAACGTTCATGGAATTGAGGGTGCAGGGGCGGTCCGATCAACGATGAACGACCTGTTGAAGTACGCAATGTTCAATATGAAGGATTCAAACCCAATCGTGACGATGAGCCATCAGGTTCTTAACGGCGATTTGTATCCAAAACTGGGCTACTTTTGGCTCGTCGGAAAATCACGTCTGGGAGGCCCCTACGTCCATCACGAAGGGGGCACGGGCGGATTTACGGCAAACGTGAGGGTCTTTACAAAGCGCAAAATGGCAGTCGTCGTTCTGATGAACTCCGGCGACCAGCGCGCGGACGAGATCGCGAACTCAATCGCTCTTCGAGTCCTTTACCATCCCAAGCGATAG
- a CDS encoding helix-turn-helix domain-containing protein: MDERMTNFVSGDVVDTEGIFFQQIHHCEPFDMAFHEHEEAHFALLLSGQVESEVNGSKVLSGESTFSYMPPQTRHASRYMSEAIGFYVSVRASTFERTALLRSKLFCRAFDVIDGPIAALGRSLYEEYRRCDAASKLIMEGMMIELFDDLSSRATVDEGGRIPTWLTLAREYLHDHSDSAISIGQLASEIGIHPVHLMRTFRKVYGLSIGSYVRQTRLSEACRRLRMAPWSESIGDISCDLGFADQQHFSRVFREYLGMSPSDFRRRSLA, translated from the coding sequence ATGGATGAGCGAATGACGAACTTCGTCTCTGGAGACGTCGTCGACACCGAAGGTATTTTCTTTCAGCAGATTCATCATTGTGAACCCTTCGATATGGCGTTTCACGAACATGAAGAAGCTCACTTTGCTCTCCTGCTGTCTGGCCAAGTCGAGTCGGAAGTCAACGGAAGTAAGGTCTTGAGTGGGGAGTCGACCTTTTCCTACATGCCGCCGCAAACGAGGCATGCCTCCCGCTATATGTCGGAGGCAATCGGATTTTATGTTTCTGTTCGAGCCTCGACTTTCGAACGAACAGCCTTGTTGCGTTCGAAGCTGTTTTGTCGTGCCTTTGACGTTATCGACGGACCAATCGCTGCCTTGGGGCGATCGCTTTACGAGGAGTACCGGCGATGCGACGCCGCTTCCAAGCTGATCATGGAGGGAATGATGATCGAGCTATTCGACGATCTTTCGTCGCGAGCCACTGTGGACGAGGGTGGGCGTATTCCGACTTGGTTGACCTTGGCCAGAGAATATCTGCACGACCATTCGGACTCGGCAATTTCTATTGGGCAACTGGCGTCGGAGATTGGTATTCATCCGGTTCATTTGATGCGAACCTTTCGAAAGGTTTATGGCCTTTCGATCGGTTCTTATGTTCGGCAGACGAGGCTATCCGAAGCATGCAGGCGGCTCCGCATGGCGCCCTGGAGTGAGTCGATTGGCGATATCTCATGCGATCTTGGTTTTGCCGATCAGCAGCACTTTTCGCGCGTTTTCCGTGAGTATTTGGGAATGTCGCCTTCCGATTTTCGAAGACGGAGTCTAGCCTGA
- a CDS encoding helix-turn-helix domain-containing protein, with amino-acid sequence MTHKARDFALIGFNVRCLRMAHNRTQAQLAEEAGVNTSTVHRLESGHRIHPRNLEEICTALSQTVEFVSSVLPYGAPETVRSLFVHRNSDLDWYASGDRRKRIPTDNHRQIQRDGERLRLGKLGFARSFQAYMLVMPNGPSMSRIEIFEQVNVAPNPAYKDCILVCAQGRIIFRAQDQAIELSQGDSIGFSTDQEATIEPMESIDATGFPPVVMVVTANRRGTVPLEYQNRKRARTRHKAS; translated from the coding sequence GTGACTCATAAGGCTCGCGACTTCGCGCTCATTGGATTCAACGTTCGATGCCTTCGGATGGCCCACAACCGCACCCAGGCCCAACTCGCGGAGGAAGCTGGAGTCAACACGTCCACCGTCCACCGTTTGGAATCTGGCCATCGCATTCATCCGCGCAACCTAGAAGAAATCTGCACCGCCTTGAGCCAAACCGTCGAGTTCGTCAGTTCGGTTCTTCCGTATGGTGCGCCGGAAACCGTTCGCTCTCTCTTCGTGCATCGCAATTCTGACCTGGATTGGTACGCCTCGGGCGATCGACGCAAACGAATTCCAACCGATAATCATCGCCAGATTCAGCGCGATGGCGAGCGACTAAGGCTGGGAAAACTTGGGTTTGCTCGCTCATTTCAGGCCTACATGCTCGTCATGCCGAACGGCCCCTCCATGTCCCGAATTGAGATATTCGAGCAGGTGAATGTGGCTCCTAATCCAGCCTATAAAGACTGTATCCTCGTCTGCGCGCAAGGAAGGATCATCTTTCGTGCTCAAGACCAGGCGATTGAGTTGAGCCAAGGCGACAGCATCGGCTTTTCGACCGATCAAGAAGCTACGATCGAGCCTATGGAGTCGATCGATGCAACTGGATTTCCGCCAGTCGTCATGGTCGTCACCGCAAATCGGCGGGGAACCGTCCCTCTGGAATACCAAAATCGGAAACGTGCGAGAACCCGGCACAAAGCTTCCTAA
- a CDS encoding AAA family ATPase, producing MANLFESDEFEKDSPRPLADRLRPQSLDEVLGQDHLLGPGGPIRRMADVGRLSSMILWGPPGTGKTTIARLLAHTTGYHYEQLSAVFSGVADLKKVFEAAKLRRQSGHQTLLFVDEIHRFNRAQQDGFLPFVEQGIVTLVGATTENPSFELNGALLSRCQVFVLRRLDETALEELLRKAQDHNERALPLTPEARTALLALADGDGRYLLTLAETLFNIGPSEPLSVTELSQLLQKRSPAYDKDREEHYNLISALHKSIRGSDPDAALYWLARMLVGGEDPLFIARRLMRAASEDIGAADPLSLLLANAAKDAYDFMGSPEGELALAQLTVHLACAPKSNAVYTAFGAAMRAARETGSLMPPAHILNAPTKLMKNLGYGKGYEYDHDAEEGFSGQNYFPDGMPRQNFYQPKGEGAEAKIRERLERWAAIRVDKAPKA from the coding sequence ATGGCCAATCTCTTCGAATCCGACGAATTCGAGAAGGACTCGCCGCGTCCGTTGGCCGACCGCCTCCGCCCTCAATCCCTCGATGAGGTCTTGGGTCAGGATCATTTGCTCGGCCCGGGTGGACCGATTCGCCGCATGGCCGACGTCGGTCGCTTATCGTCGATGATCCTATGGGGACCGCCAGGAACCGGCAAAACCACCATCGCCCGCCTGCTCGCCCACACCACCGGCTACCATTACGAACAGCTCTCCGCCGTCTTTTCCGGCGTCGCCGACCTGAAAAAGGTCTTCGAAGCCGCTAAACTCCGACGTCAATCCGGGCATCAAACCCTCCTCTTCGTCGATGAGATTCACCGGTTCAACCGAGCCCAGCAGGACGGCTTCCTCCCATTCGTCGAGCAAGGCATTGTCACGCTAGTGGGCGCGACCACCGAGAACCCATCGTTCGAGCTCAACGGAGCGCTTTTGTCGCGTTGTCAGGTTTTTGTCTTACGACGCCTCGACGAAACCGCCCTCGAAGAGCTTCTGCGAAAGGCTCAAGACCACAACGAGCGAGCGTTGCCCCTCACTCCCGAAGCCCGCACCGCCCTTCTCGCTCTAGCCGATGGCGACGGACGCTACCTGCTCACCCTCGCCGAAACCCTGTTCAACATCGGTCCGTCCGAACCCTTGTCCGTCACCGAACTCAGCCAACTCCTCCAAAAACGAAGCCCTGCTTACGATAAAGATCGCGAGGAGCACTACAACCTGATCTCGGCGCTCCACAAGTCCATTCGTGGTTCCGATCCAGACGCCGCCCTCTATTGGCTAGCGCGAATGTTGGTAGGGGGCGAAGACCCTCTCTTCATTGCCCGACGATTGATGCGAGCCGCCAGCGAAGACATCGGTGCCGCCGATCCGCTCTCGCTCCTACTTGCCAACGCCGCCAAGGACGCTTATGACTTTATGGGTTCGCCCGAGGGTGAATTGGCCCTCGCCCAACTGACGGTCCACCTCGCCTGCGCGCCGAAGTCGAACGCCGTGTACACCGCCTTCGGCGCAGCCATGCGCGCCGCCCGAGAGACCGGTTCCCTAATGCCTCCCGCCCATATCCTCAACGCCCCCACCAAGCTGATGAAAAACCTCGGGTACGGCAAGGGTTACGAATATGACCACGACGCCGAAGAAGGCTTCTCGGGTCAAAACTACTTCCCGGACGGCATGCCCAGACAGAACTTCTATCAGCCAAAAGGCGAAGGTGCGGAGGCGAAGATCAGAGAGCGACTAGAGCGGTGGGCGGCGATCCGAGTCGACAAAGCCCCAAAGGCTTAA